A stretch of Panthera tigris isolate Pti1 chromosome E2, P.tigris_Pti1_mat1.1, whole genome shotgun sequence DNA encodes these proteins:
- the ZNF567 gene encoding zinc finger protein 567 isoform X3, producing the protein MAQASVSFKDVTVDFSREEWQHLDPAQKTLYMDVMLENYCHLISVGCHMTKPDVILKLERGEEPWTSFTGHTCLEENWKDEDFLVKFKEYQDKFSRSVVFINHKKLIKENSNAYEKTFTLSKNPINSKTLPPEYDTHGKIFKNVSELIISNISPARKRLSEYNGYGKSLLNTKPETAQPGVKSHNQHGRVVSHNDVLIQYHKVETPAQPFGYNDCEKAFLKKGELITHNRAYIRENPSEYNKRRRTTNIEKKHTCTECGKSFCRKSVLILHQGIHTEEKPYQCHQCGNSFRRKSYLIDHQRTHTGEKPFVCNECGKSFRLKTALTDHQRTHTGEKSYECPQCRNAFRLKSHLIRHQRTHTGEKPYECNDCGKSFRQKTTLSLHQRIHTGEKPYICKECGKSFHQKANLTVHQRTHTGEKPYICNECGKSFSQKTTLALHEKTHNEEKPYICNECGKSFRQKTTLVAHQRTHTGEKSYECPHCGKAFRMKSYLIDHHRTHTGEKPYECNECGKSFSQKTNLNLHQRIHTGEKPYICNECGKSFRQKATLTVHQKIHTGQKSYECPQCGKAFSRKSYLIHHQRTHTGEKPYKCNECGKCFRQKTNLIVHQRTHTGEKPYICNECSKSFSYKRNLIVHQRTHKGENIEFNK; encoded by the exons ATGGCTCAG GCATCAGTGTCATTCAAAGATGTGACTGTTGACTTCTCTCGGGAAGAGTGGCAGCACCTGGATCCTGCTCAGAAGACTCTCTACATGGATGTGATGTTGGAAAACTATTGCCACCTCATCTCTGTAG GGTGTCACATGACCAAACCTGATGTGATCCTCAAGTTAGAACGAGGAGAAGAGCCATGGACATCATTTACAGGTCATACCTGCTTAG aagaaaattggaaagatGAAGACTTTTTAGTGAAATTCAAGGAATACCAAGATAAGTTTTCTAGATCAGTTGTATTCATCAACCACAAAAAACTGATTAAAGAGAACAGTAATGCATATGAAAAGACATTTACTTTAAGCAAAAACCCTATTAATTCAAAAACTCTACCTCCTGAATATGATACtcatggaaagatttttaaaaatgtttcagaattaaTCATCAGTAATATAAGTCCTGCAAGAAAGAGACTTAGTGAGTATAATGGATATGGGAAATCACTTCTCAATACTAAACCAGAGACAGCTCAACCTGGAGTCAAATCCCATAATCAGCATGGCAGGGTTGTCAGTCATAATGACGTACTTATACAATATCATAAGGTGGAAACTCCAGCACAGCCATTTGGATATAATGACTGTGAGAAAGCCTTccttaaaaaaggagaattaattaCACATAATAGAGCTTACATAAGGGAAAACCCATCTGAATATAATAAAAGGAGAAGAACAaccaatattgaaaaaaaacatacatgcaCTGAATGTGGGAAGTCCTTCTGCAGGAAGTCAGTATTGATTCTGCACCAGGGAATTCACACAGAGGAAAAACCCTATCAGTGCCATCAATGTGGAAATTCATTTAGAAGGAAGTCATATCTCATTGATCATCAAAGAACTCACACAGGAGAAAAACCCTTTGTTTGTAATGAATGTGGTAAGTCCTTCCGCCTAAAGACAGCCCTCACTGATCATCAGAGAACACATACAGGGGAAAAATCATACGAATGTCCACAGTGTAGGAATGCCTTCAGATTGAAGTCACACCTCATACGTCATCAGAGAactcatacaggagagaaaccatATGAGTGTAATGACTGTGGGAAGTCCTTCCGCCAGAAGACAACACTCTCTctacatcagagaattcatacaggagagaaaccctatatTTGTAAAGAATGTGGGAAGTCCTTTCACCAGAAGGCAAACCTTACTGTACATCAGAGAACTCATACGGGGGAAAAGCCCTATAtttgtaatgaatgtgggaaatcgTTCTCCCAGAAGACAACCCTCGCTCTTCATGAGAAGACTCATAATGAGGAGAAACCCTATAtttgtaatgaatgtgggaagtcCTTTCGCCAAAAGACAACCCTTGTGGCCCATCAGAGAACACATACAGGGGAAAAATCCTATGAATGTCCTCACTGTGGGAAGGCCTTTAGAATGAAGTCATACCTCATTGATCATCACAGAACTCACAcaggagaaaaaccatatgaatgtaatgaatgtgggaaatccttcAGTCAGAAGACAAATCTGAATctgcatcagagaattcatacaggagagaaaccctatatttgtaatgaatgtgggaagtcCTTTCGCCAGAAAGCAACTCTCACTGTACatcaaaaaatacatacaggACAGAAATCCTACGAATGTCCtcagtgtgggaaagcctttagcaGGAAGTCATATCTCATTCATCATCAAAGAactcatacaggagagaaaccatataaatgtaatgaatgtgggaagtGCTTCCGCCAGAAAACAAATCTCATTgtacatcagagaactcacacaggagagaaaccctatatTTGTAATGAGTGTAGTAAGTCCTTCAGTTATAAGAGAAACCTCATTGTCCATCAGAGAACTCACAAGGGAGAAAACATagaattcaataaatga
- the ZNF567 gene encoding zinc finger protein 567 isoform X2, with product MEMELMLLLASVSFKDVTVDFSREEWQHLDPAQKTLYMDVMLENYCHLISVGCHMTKPDVILKLERGEEPWTSFTGHTCLEENWKDEDFLVKFKEYQDKFSRSVVFINHKKLIKENSNAYEKTFTLSKNPINSKTLPPEYDTHGKIFKNVSELIISNISPARKRLSEYNGYGKSLLNTKPETAQPGVKSHNQHGRVVSHNDVLIQYHKVETPAQPFGYNDCEKAFLKKGELITHNRAYIRENPSEYNKRRRTTNIEKKHTCTECGKSFCRKSVLILHQGIHTEEKPYQCHQCGNSFRRKSYLIDHQRTHTGEKPFVCNECGKSFRLKTALTDHQRTHTGEKSYECPQCRNAFRLKSHLIRHQRTHTGEKPYECNDCGKSFRQKTTLSLHQRIHTGEKPYICKECGKSFHQKANLTVHQRTHTGEKPYICNECGKSFSQKTTLALHEKTHNEEKPYICNECGKSFRQKTTLVAHQRTHTGEKSYECPHCGKAFRMKSYLIDHHRTHTGEKPYECNECGKSFSQKTNLNLHQRIHTGEKPYICNECGKSFRQKATLTVHQKIHTGQKSYECPQCGKAFSRKSYLIHHQRTHTGEKPYKCNECGKCFRQKTNLIVHQRTHTGEKPYICNECSKSFSYKRNLIVHQRTHKGENIEFNK from the exons ATGGAGATGGAATTGATGTTGCTTTTA GCATCAGTGTCATTCAAAGATGTGACTGTTGACTTCTCTCGGGAAGAGTGGCAGCACCTGGATCCTGCTCAGAAGACTCTCTACATGGATGTGATGTTGGAAAACTATTGCCACCTCATCTCTGTAG GGTGTCACATGACCAAACCTGATGTGATCCTCAAGTTAGAACGAGGAGAAGAGCCATGGACATCATTTACAGGTCATACCTGCTTAG aagaaaattggaaagatGAAGACTTTTTAGTGAAATTCAAGGAATACCAAGATAAGTTTTCTAGATCAGTTGTATTCATCAACCACAAAAAACTGATTAAAGAGAACAGTAATGCATATGAAAAGACATTTACTTTAAGCAAAAACCCTATTAATTCAAAAACTCTACCTCCTGAATATGATACtcatggaaagatttttaaaaatgtttcagaattaaTCATCAGTAATATAAGTCCTGCAAGAAAGAGACTTAGTGAGTATAATGGATATGGGAAATCACTTCTCAATACTAAACCAGAGACAGCTCAACCTGGAGTCAAATCCCATAATCAGCATGGCAGGGTTGTCAGTCATAATGACGTACTTATACAATATCATAAGGTGGAAACTCCAGCACAGCCATTTGGATATAATGACTGTGAGAAAGCCTTccttaaaaaaggagaattaattaCACATAATAGAGCTTACATAAGGGAAAACCCATCTGAATATAATAAAAGGAGAAGAACAaccaatattgaaaaaaaacatacatgcaCTGAATGTGGGAAGTCCTTCTGCAGGAAGTCAGTATTGATTCTGCACCAGGGAATTCACACAGAGGAAAAACCCTATCAGTGCCATCAATGTGGAAATTCATTTAGAAGGAAGTCATATCTCATTGATCATCAAAGAACTCACACAGGAGAAAAACCCTTTGTTTGTAATGAATGTGGTAAGTCCTTCCGCCTAAAGACAGCCCTCACTGATCATCAGAGAACACATACAGGGGAAAAATCATACGAATGTCCACAGTGTAGGAATGCCTTCAGATTGAAGTCACACCTCATACGTCATCAGAGAactcatacaggagagaaaccatATGAGTGTAATGACTGTGGGAAGTCCTTCCGCCAGAAGACAACACTCTCTctacatcagagaattcatacaggagagaaaccctatatTTGTAAAGAATGTGGGAAGTCCTTTCACCAGAAGGCAAACCTTACTGTACATCAGAGAACTCATACGGGGGAAAAGCCCTATAtttgtaatgaatgtgggaaatcgTTCTCCCAGAAGACAACCCTCGCTCTTCATGAGAAGACTCATAATGAGGAGAAACCCTATAtttgtaatgaatgtgggaagtcCTTTCGCCAAAAGACAACCCTTGTGGCCCATCAGAGAACACATACAGGGGAAAAATCCTATGAATGTCCTCACTGTGGGAAGGCCTTTAGAATGAAGTCATACCTCATTGATCATCACAGAACTCACAcaggagaaaaaccatatgaatgtaatgaatgtgggaaatccttcAGTCAGAAGACAAATCTGAATctgcatcagagaattcatacaggagagaaaccctatatttgtaatgaatgtgggaagtcCTTTCGCCAGAAAGCAACTCTCACTGTACatcaaaaaatacatacaggACAGAAATCCTACGAATGTCCtcagtgtgggaaagcctttagcaGGAAGTCATATCTCATTCATCATCAAAGAactcatacaggagagaaaccatataaatgtaatgaatgtgggaagtGCTTCCGCCAGAAAACAAATCTCATTgtacatcagagaactcacacaggagagaaaccctatatTTGTAATGAGTGTAGTAAGTCCTTCAGTTATAAGAGAAACCTCATTGTCCATCAGAGAACTCACAAGGGAGAAAACATagaattcaataaatga
- the ZNF567 gene encoding zinc finger protein 567 isoform X1, which translates to MRLWRDDSKGFASVSFKDVTVDFSREEWQHLDPAQKTLYMDVMLENYCHLISVGCHMTKPDVILKLERGEEPWTSFTGHTCLEENWKDEDFLVKFKEYQDKFSRSVVFINHKKLIKENSNAYEKTFTLSKNPINSKTLPPEYDTHGKIFKNVSELIISNISPARKRLSEYNGYGKSLLNTKPETAQPGVKSHNQHGRVVSHNDVLIQYHKVETPAQPFGYNDCEKAFLKKGELITHNRAYIRENPSEYNKRRRTTNIEKKHTCTECGKSFCRKSVLILHQGIHTEEKPYQCHQCGNSFRRKSYLIDHQRTHTGEKPFVCNECGKSFRLKTALTDHQRTHTGEKSYECPQCRNAFRLKSHLIRHQRTHTGEKPYECNDCGKSFRQKTTLSLHQRIHTGEKPYICKECGKSFHQKANLTVHQRTHTGEKPYICNECGKSFSQKTTLALHEKTHNEEKPYICNECGKSFRQKTTLVAHQRTHTGEKSYECPHCGKAFRMKSYLIDHHRTHTGEKPYECNECGKSFSQKTNLNLHQRIHTGEKPYICNECGKSFRQKATLTVHQKIHTGQKSYECPQCGKAFSRKSYLIHHQRTHTGEKPYKCNECGKCFRQKTNLIVHQRTHTGEKPYICNECSKSFSYKRNLIVHQRTHKGENIEFNK; encoded by the exons ATGCGACTTTGGAGAGACGATAGTAAGGGGTTT GCATCAGTGTCATTCAAAGATGTGACTGTTGACTTCTCTCGGGAAGAGTGGCAGCACCTGGATCCTGCTCAGAAGACTCTCTACATGGATGTGATGTTGGAAAACTATTGCCACCTCATCTCTGTAG GGTGTCACATGACCAAACCTGATGTGATCCTCAAGTTAGAACGAGGAGAAGAGCCATGGACATCATTTACAGGTCATACCTGCTTAG aagaaaattggaaagatGAAGACTTTTTAGTGAAATTCAAGGAATACCAAGATAAGTTTTCTAGATCAGTTGTATTCATCAACCACAAAAAACTGATTAAAGAGAACAGTAATGCATATGAAAAGACATTTACTTTAAGCAAAAACCCTATTAATTCAAAAACTCTACCTCCTGAATATGATACtcatggaaagatttttaaaaatgtttcagaattaaTCATCAGTAATATAAGTCCTGCAAGAAAGAGACTTAGTGAGTATAATGGATATGGGAAATCACTTCTCAATACTAAACCAGAGACAGCTCAACCTGGAGTCAAATCCCATAATCAGCATGGCAGGGTTGTCAGTCATAATGACGTACTTATACAATATCATAAGGTGGAAACTCCAGCACAGCCATTTGGATATAATGACTGTGAGAAAGCCTTccttaaaaaaggagaattaattaCACATAATAGAGCTTACATAAGGGAAAACCCATCTGAATATAATAAAAGGAGAAGAACAaccaatattgaaaaaaaacatacatgcaCTGAATGTGGGAAGTCCTTCTGCAGGAAGTCAGTATTGATTCTGCACCAGGGAATTCACACAGAGGAAAAACCCTATCAGTGCCATCAATGTGGAAATTCATTTAGAAGGAAGTCATATCTCATTGATCATCAAAGAACTCACACAGGAGAAAAACCCTTTGTTTGTAATGAATGTGGTAAGTCCTTCCGCCTAAAGACAGCCCTCACTGATCATCAGAGAACACATACAGGGGAAAAATCATACGAATGTCCACAGTGTAGGAATGCCTTCAGATTGAAGTCACACCTCATACGTCATCAGAGAactcatacaggagagaaaccatATGAGTGTAATGACTGTGGGAAGTCCTTCCGCCAGAAGACAACACTCTCTctacatcagagaattcatacaggagagaaaccctatatTTGTAAAGAATGTGGGAAGTCCTTTCACCAGAAGGCAAACCTTACTGTACATCAGAGAACTCATACGGGGGAAAAGCCCTATAtttgtaatgaatgtgggaaatcgTTCTCCCAGAAGACAACCCTCGCTCTTCATGAGAAGACTCATAATGAGGAGAAACCCTATAtttgtaatgaatgtgggaagtcCTTTCGCCAAAAGACAACCCTTGTGGCCCATCAGAGAACACATACAGGGGAAAAATCCTATGAATGTCCTCACTGTGGGAAGGCCTTTAGAATGAAGTCATACCTCATTGATCATCACAGAACTCACAcaggagaaaaaccatatgaatgtaatgaatgtgggaaatccttcAGTCAGAAGACAAATCTGAATctgcatcagagaattcatacaggagagaaaccctatatttgtaatgaatgtgggaagtcCTTTCGCCAGAAAGCAACTCTCACTGTACatcaaaaaatacatacaggACAGAAATCCTACGAATGTCCtcagtgtgggaaagcctttagcaGGAAGTCATATCTCATTCATCATCAAAGAactcatacaggagagaaaccatataaatgtaatgaatgtgggaagtGCTTCCGCCAGAAAACAAATCTCATTgtacatcagagaactcacacaggagagaaaccctatatTTGTAATGAGTGTAGTAAGTCCTTCAGTTATAAGAGAAACCTCATTGTCCATCAGAGAACTCACAAGGGAGAAAACATagaattcaataaatga